Proteins from a single region of Crassaminicella profunda:
- a CDS encoding HlyD family secretion protein, with protein MYKKLKIIGVCFLFSVLLVACSFTNEEDKYTGTVECEDIDIASETSGLITEIFVKEGAFVKKGDKLCRIDVENLKLELNQAEASLKIANAKFDKLQSGARNEEINQARVQVEKIKSILAGKNADYAYRLKNYEDLKKLYESGAVSKEKLEEAKVLLDNASAILESTKKELESAKLTLDLIIKGTRDEEIQMAFGEVEKAKAMVEQIKYKISKENVIAPIEGTIESINYNKGELIPNFGNFATVLDLKNLWVKIYIPEKEFYKISLNQEINMTADFIKNKKTKGKVINISQEAEFTPKNVESKENKQEMVFAVKIKILDDMEKLKPGMLMDVYLGGEKE; from the coding sequence GTGTATAAAAAATTAAAAATCATTGGAGTATGTTTTCTTTTTAGTGTTTTGCTTGTAGCTTGTTCGTTTACCAATGAAGAAGACAAATACACGGGAACCGTTGAATGTGAAGATATAGATATTGCTAGTGAAACTTCAGGATTGATTACAGAAATCTTTGTAAAAGAAGGGGCTTTTGTAAAAAAAGGAGATAAACTTTGCCGTATTGATGTTGAAAATTTAAAACTAGAGCTTAATCAGGCAGAAGCAAGTCTTAAAATTGCCAATGCTAAATTTGATAAATTACAATCAGGAGCGAGAAATGAAGAAATAAATCAAGCAAGGGTACAGGTAGAAAAAATAAAAAGTATTTTAGCTGGAAAAAATGCTGATTATGCATATAGACTTAAAAATTATGAAGATTTGAAGAAATTATATGAAAGTGGTGCTGTTTCTAAGGAAAAACTAGAAGAAGCAAAGGTATTATTAGATAATGCTTCGGCCATCCTTGAAAGTACAAAAAAAGAGTTAGAATCTGCAAAGTTAACATTAGATTTAATCATCAAGGGGACAAGAGATGAGGAAATACAGATGGCTTTTGGAGAAGTAGAGAAGGCAAAGGCCATGGTGGAACAAATAAAATATAAAATTTCAAAAGAAAATGTTATAGCACCTATAGAGGGAACCATTGAAAGTATTAATTATAATAAAGGAGAGCTGATTCCTAATTTTGGGAATTTCGCAACGGTCCTTGATCTAAAAAATCTTTGGGTAAAGATCTACATTCCAGAGAAAGAATTTTACAAAATTTCTTTAAATCAAGAAATAAATATGACAGCTGATTTTATAAAGAATAAAAAAACAAAGGGAAAAGTAATAAATATTTCTCAAGAAGCAGAATTCACCCCCAAAAATGTTGAATCCAAGGAAAACAAGCAGGAAATGGTTTTTGCAGTGAAAATAAAGATTTTAGATGATATGGAAAAGCTAAAACCTGGTATGCTCATGGACGTTTACCTAGGTGGTGAAAAAGAGTGA
- a CDS encoding TetR/AcrR family transcriptional regulator, with protein sequence MKRNAKETEKKILEAAISIFSKKGFSAATTNEIAKEAGVAEGTIFKYYPRKKDLLHTAMIKAIHLFVESMAVDSLKAVIKEKKEASIEELLKAVIMDRIKFFEKHCSLIKVIFYELQFHEDLRELFLKKLLENIPEIVSQIFKERKQKGEIKDVNSVIVMRSFMGMVLSMILQRQFIPQVNQMDHMEEEIELIVDIFLNGIKR encoded by the coding sequence ATGAAAAGAAATGCAAAGGAAACAGAAAAGAAAATACTTGAAGCAGCCATTTCTATATTTTCAAAAAAAGGATTTTCTGCTGCTACAACGAATGAAATTGCAAAAGAGGCAGGAGTGGCTGAAGGAACTATTTTTAAGTATTATCCTAGGAAAAAGGATTTACTTCATACAGCAATGATTAAAGCCATTCATTTATTTGTAGAGTCTATGGCAGTAGACTCATTAAAAGCAGTAATCAAAGAAAAAAAAGAAGCATCTATAGAAGAACTCTTAAAAGCTGTAATTATGGATCGGATAAAGTTTTTTGAAAAGCATTGTTCTCTTATAAAGGTGATTTTTTATGAACTGCAGTTTCATGAAGATTTAAGAGAATTATTCTTAAAAAAGCTATTAGAAAATATACCTGAAATTGTTTCGCAAATATTTAAAGAAAGAAAACAAAAAGGAGAAATAAAAGATGTAAATAGTGTGATTGTCATGAGAAGTTTTATGGGAATGGTTTTATCTATGATTCTTCAAAGGCAGTTTATACCACAGGTTAATCAAATGGATCATATGGAAGAAGAGATTGAGTTGATCGTAGATATTTTTCTAAATGGAATAAAGAGGTGA
- a CDS encoding TerD family protein yields MGLDANTLSKIHIGLGWDTNKFDGKDFDLDVFTFAVKGDGKVRNEKDFVFFGNKQPAGLGIELSGDNRTGQGSGDDESVLADLNTVPAEIQKIIFAITIYEGKERGQNFGMVENAFVRLVDQNTNREFLRYDLSEDYSLETAVVVGEIYRHNGEWKFNANGSGFNDGLPALCACYGVNAE; encoded by the coding sequence ATGGGATTAGATGCAAACACTTTATCTAAGATTCATATCGGTCTTGGTTGGGACACCAACAAATTTGATGGAAAAGATTTTGATTTAGATGTATTTACCTTTGCCGTAAAGGGTGATGGGAAGGTAAGAAATGAAAAAGATTTTGTATTCTTTGGAAATAAACAACCAGCAGGACTTGGAATAGAATTAAGTGGAGATAATCGAACAGGACAAGGAAGCGGGGATGATGAAAGTGTACTTGCTGACTTAAATACAGTACCTGCTGAAATACAAAAGATTATATTTGCTATTACCATTTATGAAGGAAAAGAAAGAGGCCAAAATTTTGGAATGGTAGAAAATGCTTTTGTGAGATTGGTAGATCAAAATACCAATAGAGAGTTTTTAAGATATGATCTTTCTGAGGATTATAGTTTAGAAACAGCTGTAGTGGTTGGAGAAATTTATAGACACAATGGAGAATGGAAATTTAATGCCAATGGTTCAGGATTTAATGATGGACTTCCAGCACTTTGCGCTTGTTATGGTGTAAATGCAGAATAA
- a CDS encoding AIM24 family protein has protein sequence MSFQLSTYENLTGATKQTPAFSCVAQGQGFFFAKKGAMVADQGQFKYEKVLLDPNAGGGIARGIMNNISRRLTGENMEIMKVTGEGMCILAFAGKNVTIVPLEPGESVGVESENILAFSGNLNYGVRFIGAGVLSQKGLFTTNFKNNSGETGHVAVITDGNAIVLQTPCRVDPDAIICWTGPDPSLKADVNWKTFIGQTSGESYMFEFKQGGNTVVLQPSERKAGLDIGIDRGEAVGTQSNAMGNSMDNTQDMMGQVTNTLGNFFNR, from the coding sequence ATGAGCTTTCAATTATCGACTTATGAAAATTTAACAGGAGCAACAAAGCAGACACCAGCCTTTTCGTGTGTAGCGCAAGGACAAGGATTTTTCTTTGCTAAAAAAGGAGCAATGGTTGCAGATCAAGGTCAGTTTAAATATGAAAAAGTATTATTAGATCCCAATGCAGGTGGTGGAATCGCTAGAGGTATTATGAATAACATCTCTAGAAGATTAACAGGTGAAAATATGGAGATCATGAAAGTAACAGGAGAAGGCATGTGTATATTGGCTTTTGCAGGAAAAAATGTTACGATTGTTCCTCTTGAACCTGGTGAATCTGTTGGGGTAGAGTCTGAAAACATATTAGCATTTTCAGGAAATTTAAACTATGGTGTTCGTTTTATAGGAGCAGGGGTATTATCTCAAAAGGGATTGTTTACTACAAACTTTAAGAATAATTCAGGAGAAACAGGTCATGTAGCTGTTATTACAGATGGAAATGCAATTGTATTACAAACGCCTTGTAGAGTAGACCCAGATGCCATTATATGTTGGACAGGTCCAGATCCAAGCTTAAAGGCGGATGTAAACTGGAAAACATTTATTGGACAAACTTCAGGGGAATCTTATATGTTTGAATTTAAACAAGGAGGAAATACAGTAGTTCTTCAACCTTCAGAAAGAAAAGCAGGTCTGGATATAGGTATTGATAGGGGAGAAGCAGTAGGAACCCAATCAAACGCTATGGGAAATTCTATGGACAATACGCAAGATATGATGGGGCAAGTAACAAATACATTAGGAAATTTCTTTAATAGATAA
- the nrdJ gene encoding ribonucleoside-triphosphate reductase, adenosylcobalamin-dependent has protein sequence MIKVMKRNDKIVNFDSIKIRNAIERAMAETKSGIDHELSKKISYLIHEKTKQIAFPIHVEEIQDMVEDLLMTSDRRDVAKMYIIYRNEHNKIRKMRKRIEDRLLTDDFISKYKHKTSPMEQLGNFVYYRTYSRWLPEEKRREYWWETVRRAVEYNCSLVPTTKEEAEKLYDNIYNLRQFLSGRTFWVGNTPVAKNYPMANYNCSFLKIEQFESFKELFYLLMVGSGVGLRILKDDVKNLPKIRSNYELIHKDYMPMPISEREDNTSLEFFHNNTVKITVGDSKEGWTQSLDFFFKLLYSNEYRNVKTIIVNYDHVRPKGEKLKTFGGTASGHESLKNMFFKIDAVIRKNKTNSYKKKHRLKPIDCLDIANIIGENVVVGGVRRTAEMVLIDADDQECIDAKSNLYKQIDGQWIVDKNIIHRQMSNNSIYYREKPTREKLHWQIERMRYSGEPGWINEEAGLKRRPNMNGVNPCGEILLDSQGLCNLTTINVYSFVDRNGKLDLEGLLYAQRLSVRAGYRMTCVELELPNWDAVQQRDKLVGCSLTGWQDMVNALGITREEEAEILSKLREAAREEVKKYAAEIGEKEPLLVTTVKPEGTLSQLPTVSSGVHYSHSPFYIRRIRISSDDPLVKVCEDLDYPVFPEVGQAWDSCVTKVVEFPVKAPNGKTKYDVSAIEQLENYKMFMENYVDHNCSITVHVREHEWEEVEQWVWDHWDDVVALSFLSLDDNFYKLLPYEAITEEEYKRRVNEMKPFIPSLLRKYEQEEVELDIGNDGCENGICPIR, from the coding sequence ATGATAAAGGTAATGAAAAGAAATGATAAAATAGTAAATTTTGATAGTATCAAAATAAGAAATGCAATTGAGCGAGCTATGGCAGAAACAAAATCAGGAATAGATCATGAGTTAAGTAAGAAAATTTCCTATCTCATACATGAAAAGACAAAACAAATAGCATTTCCAATACATGTTGAAGAGATACAAGATATGGTAGAAGATTTATTAATGACAAGTGATAGAAGAGACGTGGCAAAAATGTACATAATTTACAGAAATGAACATAATAAGATAAGAAAAATGAGAAAAAGGATTGAGGATCGATTGTTAACGGATGATTTTATTAGTAAATATAAGCATAAAACTTCACCTATGGAACAACTAGGTAATTTTGTATACTACAGAACTTATTCTAGATGGTTACCAGAGGAAAAAAGAAGGGAATATTGGTGGGAAACAGTAAGAAGAGCGGTTGAATATAATTGTAGTTTAGTGCCAACTACAAAAGAAGAAGCAGAAAAATTGTATGATAATATTTATAATCTTCGTCAATTTTTGTCTGGACGTACCTTTTGGGTGGGAAATACACCAGTAGCAAAGAATTATCCAATGGCTAACTATAATTGTTCTTTTCTAAAAATAGAGCAGTTTGAATCCTTTAAAGAGTTATTCTATTTGTTGATGGTGGGTTCTGGAGTAGGCCTTAGAATTTTAAAAGATGATGTAAAAAACCTTCCTAAGATAAGATCAAACTATGAATTGATCCATAAGGATTATATGCCGATGCCTATTAGTGAAAGAGAAGATAATACGAGCTTAGAATTTTTCCATAACAATACAGTTAAAATTACAGTAGGAGATAGTAAGGAAGGTTGGACTCAAAGTTTAGATTTCTTCTTTAAACTTCTATATAGTAATGAGTATAGAAATGTAAAAACGATTATTGTAAATTATGACCATGTGAGACCAAAAGGAGAAAAATTAAAAACATTTGGAGGAACTGCAAGCGGTCATGAGAGTCTTAAGAATATGTTCTTTAAAATTGATGCAGTTATCCGTAAAAATAAAACAAACTCTTATAAAAAGAAGCATAGACTAAAGCCTATTGATTGTTTGGATATTGCTAATATTATTGGAGAGAATGTAGTAGTAGGTGGCGTTAGAAGAACAGCTGAAATGGTATTAATAGATGCAGATGATCAAGAATGTATTGATGCAAAATCGAATCTTTATAAGCAAATAGATGGACAATGGATTGTAGATAAAAATATTATCCATAGACAAATGAGCAATAACTCTATTTATTATAGAGAAAAACCTACAAGAGAGAAACTTCATTGGCAAATTGAGCGTATGAGATATTCAGGAGAACCTGGATGGATCAATGAAGAAGCAGGACTAAAAAGAAGGCCGAATATGAATGGTGTGAATCCATGTGGAGAAATTCTTCTTGATTCACAAGGACTTTGTAACCTAACGACAATTAATGTATATAGTTTTGTAGATAGGAATGGTAAACTAGATCTAGAAGGATTACTTTACGCACAAAGATTATCTGTAAGAGCAGGATATAGAATGACTTGTGTAGAGCTTGAGTTACCAAATTGGGATGCAGTACAGCAAAGGGATAAATTAGTAGGCTGCTCTTTGACAGGATGGCAGGACATGGTGAATGCGTTAGGCATTACAAGGGAAGAAGAAGCAGAAATCTTAAGTAAATTAAGAGAAGCTGCTCGTGAAGAAGTAAAAAAATATGCTGCTGAAATTGGGGAAAAAGAACCTTTATTAGTAACGACTGTAAAACCAGAGGGAACATTAAGCCAATTACCTACTGTATCGAGTGGTGTTCACTATTCACATTCGCCTTTCTACATAAGAAGAATTCGTATAAGCTCTGATGATCCATTAGTAAAAGTTTGTGAAGACCTAGATTATCCAGTTTTTCCAGAAGTAGGTCAAGCTTGGGATAGTTGCGTGACAAAAGTAGTAGAGTTCCCTGTAAAAGCACCAAATGGTAAAACAAAATATGATGTTTCTGCAATTGAACAACTTGAGAATTATAAAATGTTCATGGAAAATTATGTTGACCACAATTGTTCAATCACTGTTCATGTGAGAGAGCATGAATGGGAAGAAGTAGAACAATGGGTATGGGATCATTGGGATGATGTAGTTGCATTATCATTCTTATCATTAGATGATAATTTTTATAAGCTACTTCCTTATGAAGCTATCACTGAAGAAGAATATAAAAGGCGCGTAAATGAAATGAAGCCATTTATTCCTTCTTTACTTAGAAAGTATGAACAAGAAGAAGTAGAGCTAGATATAGGCAATGACGGCTGTGAGAATGGAATTTGCCCTATAAGATAG
- a CDS encoding thioredoxin family protein produces MSIQALFKKGISFMEFVNKDKDTYKERTLEVYKNIAIDESLENDILGIKEIVNILVFAEIWCPDCMINVPALQKMIEINPNFAISIVSREGNEVFMDNYKVNGKTKIPTFLIMDKNFKPLGAFIEQPQILKDIEGKGKQVEIIVAKRKYKKGEYIVETIKEILNMVEK; encoded by the coding sequence ATGAGTATTCAAGCGCTTTTTAAAAAAGGAATTTCTTTTATGGAATTTGTAAATAAAGATAAAGACACTTATAAAGAAAGAACCTTAGAAGTATATAAGAATATTGCAATTGATGAATCCTTAGAAAATGATATTCTAGGAATCAAAGAGATCGTAAATATCCTAGTATTTGCTGAAATATGGTGTCCAGATTGTATGATTAATGTACCCGCTCTTCAAAAAATGATAGAGATTAATCCGAATTTTGCAATATCAATTGTATCAAGAGAAGGTAATGAAGTTTTTATGGACAACTACAAGGTAAATGGTAAGACTAAAATACCAACTTTTTTAATCATGGACAAAAATTTTAAACCATTAGGTGCTTTTATAGAACAACCCCAAATTTTGAAAGATATTGAAGGAAAAGGAAAGCAAGTAGAAATTATTGTAGCAAAAAGAAAATATAAAAAAGGTGAGTATATTGTAGAGACAATAAAAGAAATATTAAATATGGTGGAAAAATAG